ATCACGGATTTTGTCCTGATCAATCTTAAGAGTGTAGATACGTGGAGCAAATTCAGACATCTCATCACGGTGACCGCCAAGAGCCTGATCCATAACACCAAGAATATGCAAACGAGCTTCTTTAGCTTGCTTAAGCGCCTTCTGCATGATTTCTTGCGTGATACCTTCAATTTTGATATCCATTTGAAGTGCGGTAATACCTTCGGTTGTTCCCGCTACTTTAAAGTCCATATCACCTAGATGATCTTCATCACCCAAGATATCTGAAAGTACTACGAAGTTGTCATCACTCTTCACCAAGCCCATTGCTATACCAGCAACAGAAGCCTTGATTGGAACACCTGCATCCATAAGCGCCAAAGAGGTACCACAGACAGATGCCATTGAAGACGAACCATTAGATTCAGTGATTTCAGACACGACACGAACCACATACGGGAATTCAGCTTCAGATGGCATAACAGCTTGAATACCACGTTTAGCTAAACGACCATGACCAATTTCACGACGCTTAGGAGAACCAACAAAACCAGTTTCGCCTACACAGTATGGAGGGAAGTTGTAATGCAACATAAAGCGGCTATCAGTTTTACCATTAAGACCGTCTATCATTTGTGCATCACGCTCTGTACCCAATGTAGCGGCAACTAAAGCTTGAGTTTCACCACGGGTGAACAAAGCAGAACCATGGGTACGCGGTAACACACCTGTATTTACGTGAAGTGCACGGATCATGTCCGGGTCACGACCATCAATACGCGGCTCGCCAGCTAAGATGCGTGAACGTACAACGTCACTTTCTAAGTCATGCAGTAACTCGGACACTTCTTTAGCATCTTGCTCTGGATCAGCAGCTAAGATTTCAGCAGTGGCTTTTTCAGTCACAGCAACAACAGCGTCTTTACGCTCCATCTTATCAGAAATCTGATAAGCCTGAGTCATACCCGCTTCAGCAAGCTCTTTAATTTTTGTTTTCAGTGCAGTATTTTCTGCAACTGGCTGCCAATCCCATTTCTCAGTACCAACTTCACTGGCAAACTCTGAGATAGCATTAACAACAGTTTGGCTTTGCTCGTGACCGAACATAACCGCACCTAACATCACTTCTTCAGACAATACGCTGGCTTCAGATTCAACCATCAATACTGCACTTTGGGTACCGGCAACAACTAAATCCAATTCACTTGTTTCAAGTTCAGAGTTTAGTGTATTAAGAATGTATCCACCGTCTTTATAGCCCACACGAGCTGCGCCAACAGGACCATTAAATGGCATGCCAGAAATGGCTAATGCTGCTGAGGTACCAATTAAAGAAATGATATCCGTTGGGATTTCAGGATTAGCCGAGACCACAGTAATAATTATTTGAACTTCATTCATGAAGCCATCTGGAAACAATGGACGGATTGGGCGGTCGATTAAACGCGCCGTTAACGTCTCACTTTCAGAAGGACGACCTTCACGCTTGAAAAAGCCACCAGGAATTTTACCTGCAGCGTAAGCTTTTTCTTGGTAATTTACTGTTAGAGGGAAGAAGTCTTGATCATTCTTAACTTCCTTTTTACCAACTACAGAAACTAATACCGATGTATCGTCCATACTTGCCATTACAGCTGCAGTTGCTTGACGAGCAATAACGCCCGTTTCGAGAGTTACAGTATGCTGACCATACTGAAATGTTTTAGTAATAGGAGTCACTATTTATCCTTTCTTTGATTTCTAATCGCTTTTAATTGCGGCGCATAGTATAGCGGTAAGTAAGCAGAATCGACAGGAAATTTTCGCCTATTTATCGGTTATTTACAGTAAACTAGCGCATATCTGATACTCAAGTTAAAGGTGCTGCCAAGAATAGGCCTTGTTCTGATAAAAGATTTTTAAATAATTAGCTTAAACGCCATAGTGGTTTCAATCGATTAGACCTTCAACATCCCTTTTAACTACATATTTTTGTTGATAAAAAGTTTACTGCTATAATTAGGGATTATTTTGACACTACGAGTACCTAGAATGTTAAAAATCTCCAGTTTACTAGTAACCAGCGTCAGTCTGCTATTAATCCCCATGACGGCTTCTGCAAACAACGTTGGCGGGGTCTTTGGTCCGGTGATAAATCCGACCGATAAGTCTTTGATGTTTCGCTATGCCACCTCACCAGGGGAAAATGGCGGAGAAGATGCTATAGCCACCCGCTTGCATTATCAACAAGCACTGAATACAGACTTCAGGCTTAGGTTGCTAGCCCAAGGGCGGGACATTAGTAATGATTTTCAATATGATAGCGCCGCTGTAGAGTTGTTATGGCAGTTTCAACATCGTCAGCAAGGGGATTGGGATAGTGCACTGCGCTTTGATTTTCGCACTCGCAGAGGTGATCGTGCCGAAAGTGTTGGTGTTAATTGGACTAACCAATGGAAGCTCGCCGATAGCTGGTCAGCCAGAGCAGTAGGTTCCCTTGCATGGCAATTTGGTAGCGACAAAGCGGCCACAGGCACAAGTTTCAGCACAAGAGCGCAGATCAGTTATAAAACCGAATCAAAGCTTACGCTAGGTATGGATATGTTTAACAGTTTTGGAAAAATCGGTGACTTTGGTAGTTTCAACGATCAAAACCATGCAATTGGACCCACTATTTCAGGTAAAGCCGCCAATATGAAATATATGTTTGGTTATTTAAAAGGAGTCTCCGACGGAGCCCGTGATGATGTGTTTCGTTTCTGGTTAGGCACTTCGTTTTAATCTTATTCCTGATTGACCGGAAACAAGCTGACTACAGCGTTTCCGGTCGTCTTATATAAATAAATTCATTCCTGTTGCAACCAACGTCATAGTAATTTAATCAAAAAACCAATGCCTCGGCACGCCCCCCCTGCTCTGAGCCTGCATCTAAACCTTGTTCATTTCGTATAATCATCTGAACCTCACCAAATCTTTTTTTGAGCATGCCATAGCCTAACTTTTCGAGACCTGAAATCGTATCCATGGAAATACCACCATAATATTCAATTTGATTTTTAGGCCACAACTGGTGGTGGGTACGAGGTGCATTTGCAGCATCCTGTGCATTCATACCAAATTCCAACGCATTGAGAATAGATTGGTAAACTGAGCTGATGATTGTGGTGCCGCCCGGTGAGCCTGTTACCAATTTAATCTGTTCATTGTGCAGCACTATCGTAGGTGACATGGAGGACAACATCCGCTTGCCTGCTTGTATTTCATTGGCTGAACCACCAATTGCACCATACACGTTGGCGCTACCTGGTTTGACGCTGAAATCATCCATTTCATCATTTAGGATAAAACCAGCGCCCTCTACAATTACCCCGCTGCCAAAGGTATAATTAATTGTAGTGGTGTTGGACACTGCATTGCCCCATTGGTCGACAATTGAAAAATGGGTGGTGTCGCGACTTTCCTGTAAACCGCGTTGGATATTGGCAGTTACCGATATTTCACTCAATGACACCTCTTTGCTACGTTGCACTAAATAGTCATGGTCAAGAAGTTGTTGTTGCGGTACTTCAACAAAATCGGGATCACCTAAATACTCTGCTCGGTCTGCAAACACACGTTTTCCAATCTCAGCCAGTAGATGAATATACGCGCCTGAATTGTGGCTCATCTGTGGGGTTTTACGCAGGTCAAACATGGTGAGCCATTGTAGTACTGCAATACCACCCGAACTTGGCGGAGGGGCGGTTAAAATCTGATATTCCCGCCAGGATTTTTGAATCGGTGCACGCCATTTAGAGCGGTAATCAGCCAGATCCTGTAAATCAATGATACCGCCTTTGTCAGCCATAAATTTAGTGATTATGTTGGCAGTTTCACCACTATAAAAACCCTCTCTACCATGCTCCGAAATACGCCTTAAAGTAGCAGCCAACTCCGGTTGCTTAAACACACTGCCAGTTTTTAGCTTGCCAAAATAGTCAGCAAAATTGACCTTTACTTGGTCTTGCTCGAAACTGTTAAGTCTCCATTCAATATTATCAACCAAATTTTGATGCACAACGAAGCCCTGCTCGGCTAATTTTATTGCCGGCGCTAATAAGGTTTCCCAAGGTTTGGTAGCATATTTTTTGTGAGCTTGCCACATGCCATCAACCGTTCCAGGGACACCTGCAGATAGGATCCCGTACAACGATAAATTCTCTATTACATTGCCCTTTTTATCTAAGTACATATCGCGATGCGCTTTGCTAGGCGCGACTTCCCTATAATCCAGAAAGTCAGCCAGCTTATCTTTATAGACCAACATAAAACCACCACCACCAATATTGCCCGCCTCAGGCAAGGTAACCGCCAGAACAAACTGTGCGGCTATTGCAGCATCAATGGCATTGCCCCCGTCAAGCATTACTTGCTTGGCTACCTCAGCACTATATTTGTCAGGCATGGCAACGGCAGCCTGAGAATTAGCTGGTGTTGCAATTGTCGAGGACGCAATAAAATAACTGAACAAAAAAAGACTATAAATTGATCTCATATTATTCCTGATAG
Above is a window of Aliiglaciecola sp. LCG003 DNA encoding:
- the pnp gene encoding polyribonucleotide nucleotidyltransferase; its protein translation is MTPITKTFQYGQHTVTLETGVIARQATAAVMASMDDTSVLVSVVGKKEVKNDQDFFPLTVNYQEKAYAAGKIPGGFFKREGRPSESETLTARLIDRPIRPLFPDGFMNEVQIIITVVSANPEIPTDIISLIGTSAALAISGMPFNGPVGAARVGYKDGGYILNTLNSELETSELDLVVAGTQSAVLMVESEASVLSEEVMLGAVMFGHEQSQTVVNAISEFASEVGTEKWDWQPVAENTALKTKIKELAEAGMTQAYQISDKMERKDAVVAVTEKATAEILAADPEQDAKEVSELLHDLESDVVRSRILAGEPRIDGRDPDMIRALHVNTGVLPRTHGSALFTRGETQALVAATLGTERDAQMIDGLNGKTDSRFMLHYNFPPYCVGETGFVGSPKRREIGHGRLAKRGIQAVMPSEAEFPYVVRVVSEITESNGSSSMASVCGTSLALMDAGVPIKASVAGIAMGLVKSDDNFVVLSDILGDEDHLGDMDFKVAGTTEGITALQMDIKIEGITQEIMQKALKQAKEARLHILGVMDQALGGHRDEMSEFAPRIYTLKIDQDKIRDVIGKGGAMIRSITEESDTNIEIEDDGTIKIFATELAKAEIAIAKIEQVTAEVEAGKTYHGKVTRIVDFGAFVEILPGKEGLVHISQIAHERVNKTSDYLTEGQMVDVKVMEIDRQNRVRLSIKELLEKPATEAPADE
- the ggt gene encoding gamma-glutamyltransferase, translated to MRSIYSLFLFSYFIASSTIATPANSQAAVAMPDKYSAEVAKQVMLDGGNAIDAAIAAQFVLAVTLPEAGNIGGGGFMLVYKDKLADFLDYREVAPSKAHRDMYLDKKGNVIENLSLYGILSAGVPGTVDGMWQAHKKYATKPWETLLAPAIKLAEQGFVVHQNLVDNIEWRLNSFEQDQVKVNFADYFGKLKTGSVFKQPELAATLRRISEHGREGFYSGETANIITKFMADKGGIIDLQDLADYRSKWRAPIQKSWREYQILTAPPPSSGGIAVLQWLTMFDLRKTPQMSHNSGAYIHLLAEIGKRVFADRAEYLGDPDFVEVPQQQLLDHDYLVQRSKEVSLSEISVTANIQRGLQESRDTTHFSIVDQWGNAVSNTTTINYTFGSGVIVEGAGFILNDEMDDFSVKPGSANVYGAIGGSANEIQAGKRMLSSMSPTIVLHNEQIKLVTGSPGGTTIISSVYQSILNALEFGMNAQDAANAPRTHHQLWPKNQIEYYGGISMDTISGLEKLGYGMLKKRFGEVQMIIRNEQGLDAGSEQGGRAEALVF